TGGTATCTCTCATCTCTTGGGGAGCCCCTCCTCTTGCCAGCTGAGGAGAAGAGCAGACGCGAGCGGTTCGCTGCTGTTGCCAACCTCTCTCTGCCTCAAGCTGAAAAAAAGAAAAGATAGACCATGAGAGGCCTATCTTCTTTTTTTGGTCTTTTCGACCTACCTGCTCGTCTCTAGCGAGCGCCTCTACTCTCAGCGTGAACTGGTAGCGGCGGTAGGACTCGAACCTACGACCCAGGGCTTATGAGTCCCCTGCTCTACCGACTGAGCTACGCCGCCATTGAAGGGACTGGCCACAGGCAGCGCTGCTGTTGAGTGACAGCTGCTCCTGGGGGAGCCTTGACCTTGCCGGAGGCTTTTGCTCCGGCTGGCAGAGCTGCCTTGCTAGTGATTTCGACTTTATCTTACCACATCCTGTCAAGAGGGAGGGGGCCATCTGTGGGGGAAAATGCAGCCGAGCGAGGTTGCTTGAGGGGGATGGTTGGGGGAGATGGATGAGAAAAAGCCTCACTCGCAGAGACGAGTGAGGCGAACTAGACGTTGTCGCTAGAGCGTGCCTTAACGGAGGCAAGAGAAGAAATTGCGGGGGCAGGATTCGAACCTGCGACCTTTGGGTTATGAGCCCAACGAGCTACCGCTGCTCCACCCCGCGTCATTGATAAGTAACGAAAAAGGCACAGTGCTGAATAGTACTGAAATTCAACCTGCCAGCGTATCTAGCGAGCCTGCACCTCATAAGGAAGAGAGACAGGGGAGACGCTGACTGGATTGCGGGGGCAGGATTCGAACCTGCGACCTTTGGGTTATGAGCCCAACGAGCTACCGCTGCTCCACCCCGCGTCGGCGTTTTCATGATACTACAAGGTTGCAAAGATGTCAAGGGGGTCACCTGGCTACTGGTAGCAGCCTGCTGCGAAACAGTTTTGAGGTGGGCTGAGCAGCATCGTCTATAAGAGTGGTATGAAGATCGTGAGATCGAAGATGCTCATAGACAAAGGCGGCGTCGCAGCGAGCCAGCTATGGCAGCACATTCAGAGGGATGTGCTCCAGGCTATTACTTCAATTCAGTGGCCTCCAGGCTCTGGGGCTTTCATACTCTACGATGAGCCGGGGAAGCGGCGAGGAGAGGGTAGCAATTTCCCTCTCTGGGAAGCTCTTGCTACTTTTGTAGCGAGGGGTGTGCTCTGGGTAGTTGCCATTGAGCAAGATGCGGTAAGCAAGTCAGTGCCGCGCATCGAGAAAGGAACCGATGGCAGAGCACTTATGTAAGCTCTGCCCTGGCATTTCCATAGGCGTGAGGGATGGCTCCCTGTTCCCATTCGATGGGAACGCGCGCGACCTTGCCGCTTGGCTGATAGAGTTCACGCCCCAATGGCCTGAGCGGCAGGCGCCCCTCGAAAAAAGCTCGGATGCGCTCGCGCGTGATCTTGATGTAGGCTTCCTCCTTGTCGCACCCTGCTACACGCCGACCGTGCTTGATCCCTGCAATGAGAGACGAACCAGCGCCGCAGTAGGGATCAAGCACCCATTCATCTTCATTCGTGAGTGCTAACACACAGCGCTCGGCTAACTCTACAGGGTACTGGCATGGATGGCTCGTCTTCTCGGGATGCGCCGCTTTCACATTGGGGATATACCAGACCTCCTCTTCCCAATCCTGGGCCACCACTTCCCAGAAATCTGAGGGATTTTTCCCTAGAGGGTTCCCCGACGGCGCCCCCTTATGGGGTCCCTTGTAATGCCGCTTGCCGGGATACTTGGCTGGAACACGCACGGGATCTAGATGAAATGTATAGTGATCTCCTCTGGTAAACCACAGAATCGTTTCGTAGCGCCCAGAAAAACGACGAGACATGTGCATTCCATGACTATAACGCCATATTATTCTGTTCCTTAGATTCAAGCCTTTTTTTCTTAAAGATGTCATAATAGAAGATATCTAGAGGAAATACCTCACCAGCTTCAACAAAGTTCCCGACCTGCCAGCAGATACTGCCCTCTGGACTGGTCACCCGAACGATTTCATCGATGACGGCTTCTTGCTCTTGCAAGTATGCCAGGACATCTTTGCGCGTCTCATACTCCTTGCCCAGGTTGTAAGGTGGAGAAGTAATGACCAAGGCAATGCTTTCTGAGGGCAGCGTCTTCAGGAAGTCCAGAGCGTCGCCTAGATGAACGACGATCCGCTGCTGGCTGTCGAAGTGCTCAACGCAATCAGGAGCCGACGACTCCCCGAACCAAGATAATTGATGAGTTTCCATAGCGGTGGTAGGCTGCTCCTCCCTCGTCTTTTCTCATCTATGATACCTTGCAGGGCGAGGTTGGGCATAGGCCTCGCTGTGTAGCTGACAGAAACTCTTTGTCGCTTACTCCGATCCTGGCGCTCGGCGGGCAGAGATCCTGGCTCGCGCTCTCTCTTGCTGCCTGGCTGCGGGACGGGCCAATCGAGGGTTTCATAGCCCTCTGGGGAAACTATGGGAGAGGCGTGGGTCTTTGTCAAGACCTCGTGCCGTGCTGCAGCCAAAAGAAGGAGGCACCGGGCAGGTCGATGAAGGACCTATCCGGTGTCTCTTTATTAGAAGAAAAGGCTTCACGTTGTCAGCAGAGAAGATGCGTGGAGCGGGGGCCCGTGGAGCGTCTACCCTCTCGCCGTGCCGCTCTCACGTGCATTGGACAGGGCGCTAGCTCCGACGAGCACTGCTGCTCTAGCTTCAGCTCGGTGGGCGGTTCTTGCCTCCTTTCCTTAAGGGAAATGCCTGGTGTCGCTGAGGGAGATCGGAGGGGAAAGATCCCTGCTCCTCCGATCTCCCTCAGATCATCCCAGCCTAGACGACGCTACAGGTCGCTCCATTGAGCGTGAACGAAGTCGGCGCGGGATTGCTACCATTCCAGGTAGCCAGGAAGCCTGGTGAAGCGCCCAGAGTAGCGCCCGCCGGGATCTGGGCGTTGTAGGAGGCGTTGGTGATCGTCACCTGCGCCCCTTGCTGCGTGTAGCTCCCATTCCAGAGCTGGGTGATCTGCTGACCAGCCGTGAAGCTGAAACGCAGGGTCCAGCCGTTGATGGGGCTGCTACCCGTGTTCGTGATGGTGATGCTGCCCTGGAAGCCACCCGGCCACTGGCTCACGACGCTATAGTGCACCTGGCAGGAAGCGCCAGGGGTCGGGGTGCTGGTTGGGGCCGGCGTAGGCGATGGAGTTGGCGACGGCGTCGCCGTTGGGCTGGGGGACGGAGCCGGGGTCGGGGTGCTGGTTGGGGCCGGCGTGGGAGTCGGTGTAACGCCTCCGGTGCCAGCGGGGATAACGTAGGTCACCAGCGAGCGAGCCGGCACGGTCGCGCTGAAGGAGCCACCGCTCACCGAGAGCGTCGCCTGGGCCGCCGTGTTATTGGTGTTATTCGTCAGATAAGGGGTCACCGTGGCCCCGTTCGCCACAGAGGTGTTCTGCAGTGAGAAGGTCGTCGCCGTATTACTGCTCGCCAGATTGATGACCACGATGGCCAGCGTGCCATTCGTATTGCGGTAAGCCGAGACCAGCAGATTGCTATCGGAGCTGCTGGCGCCGATGCGCACCGCTCCGGGTCGGACGAAGCGGCTGTAGTTGGCGAAGGCCCATAGGCGCTTCGATGGCGTGATGGTCGAGCCGTTCAACTGGATCAGGCCCTGGTTGTCGGTCGAGACCGAGGTGCTGGCCACGCCCCACCAGTAGAGGAAGGCGCTCAGATTAGCCGAGGTCAGTCCGACATGGATATGCTGGGCCCAGGTCAGGCCGGAGGCGTCGCTGCCATCGTCCCAGGCGGCATCAAAGCTATCGAAGGTCGACCACTCGGTCTCCCAGACTGGCTTGCCATTGGAGTTGAGTGCCGAAGTTGGGGCGGCGGTATAGCCGTGGCTGGAGATCACCTTGACATAGGAATTGGCGGTTGCATCGTTGACGATGGCGCTGGTGTAGCCTGGGGCCAGGTCCCAGCCCTCAGCATCGCAGCAAACGATCTGTGCCGACACACCCGCATTGGCCAGGGTCGGCCCCAGAATCTTGGCGAAGTCGGCGGTCTGCGTGGGGTTCATGACCATGCTGGAGTAGGAGGTGGTCAGATTCGGCTCGTTGACAAAGCCTATGTTGGTGATGGTCACGCCCGCCGCCTGATAATCCTTAATGTACTGCACCAGATAGTTGGCATAAGCCTGGCGCCAGTCGCCCGAGCTGCAGGTCGCGCCAGGAGCACCGCAGAGGGTGCCGCCGTTGCTCTCGGAACCGTTGGTCTTCATGAAACCGGGAGCGCTCCAGGCGTCAGCGTAGATGCGCGTCACGCCGTAGTTCTGAATCACCTGCTGAGTCAGAGGCAGCTGCCCCCAGTCGGTCCCAATCGGCACATATTGCGGCGTGGCCGTCGGGCTGCCCGGGCTGTTTGGCTCAATTGTGTGACTGCTGTCCGAGGGGATCAGGTTGCGCAGAATGGTCAGCCCGGCGCCGGTCGTCGGACTGAACAGCAAGTCCAACATCTGTCTCTCAAGTGTGGAGCCTGCGTTGATCATGGCCTGGGCCTGCCCGAAGGCTTCGGAGGCCCCAAAGCCATCGATGGTCTGGTAGGTCGTCGCACCATTAATGGTGACGCTTGATGCCGCGTAGGCCGGGTGCGCCTGGACAACGATACTGAGCGCCAGGGCGCCGATCAGCGCCAGGAGCGCCAGCCCGGCGCTGAGAGTTTTGAGCTGTTTCCTGAGCATCGTCTGTCTTCCTTTCTCCAGAGGACTCTCCTTGTTGTTTGGTCAGTCAGATGTCAGTCAGATGTGTTGGTCTGAAGAGGTAGATTTATGTGAGCGGACCCCGGGCTGAGTCGGGGGGCCTGGCCACCATCGCTGCGTGCGTTGCGCTGGAGACCAGCACCTGACCCAGCCCAGTGCCCGTCACGGGCAAGTCCGGTATTGCTCCAAGGTCCTCCACCGTCCGGCTCGACCTATCCCGTGGCTAGACGGTGTTGCAGGTCACGCCGTTGAGGGTGAAGACCGTCGGATCACTGTGGTTGCTGGTCCAGGTGCCATTGAAGCCGATAGAGACCGAGCTACCGGCGGCAATGACGTCGTTGTAGCCCACATCACGGGCCGTGACCTGCTGGCCCTGCTGGCTCCAGGTGGCGCTCCAGCCCGCCGTAATCTGCTGGTCCCCAGGGAAGGTAAAGACCAGGGTCCAGCCGACAATGGCTGCGTTGCTGATGTTAGTGATCGTGATGTTGGCCGTCATGCCACCCGTCCAGTAGCTGGCGCTATAGTGGACCGCGCAGTAATGGCCGGGCAGCGGTGTGGGCGTTGGCGTCGGAGTGACGCCGTTGGCGAGGTCCGTCAGGTGGTTCAGCAAACCCTGCCCGTAAGGCGTCGGTGTGCCGTTGTAGTCGCTGATGAGCGACGGGAAGCTCCAACAGTTGTAGGTGTCCCAGGCCCAGGCCAGATAGCCGATGTTGTTCTGGTCCAGCCATGTCATGGCTGTATCGATGAAGCCGTGAGCACAGTCGTTCTCGCCGATCTCCCCGGCGATCACCGGCACCTGGGCTGACACGGGCGCCACCGTCAAAATCCAGCAATTGACGTAGTTACATGTATTGAAATTGTAGAGATGGAAGGAGGCAGCCAGGTTATTCAAGGGATCGCTGGGCTTATGAGAGAGCCAGCCTGATAGATCGTTGGCGTAGGCCAGGCCGCCGAGCATGATCACATTGGTGGCCCCGGAGGCGCGCACGGTGTTCACCAGGGTTTGCATGCCGGCCACAGCGAAGGGGACGTCAGGGCAGGGGCTGGCGTTGGCCGCCGTGCTCCCGTTGAGCCAGCAATCCCAACTTGTGGTAAACGGCTCGTTGTAGAGATCGAAGATTACCGATGAATTGTTCTTGAAGGTATTGGCCACCGAGGTCCAGAAGGTTGGCGCGTGGTCCAGGTCAGGCATCGCGAGCTGCTTGTTAGCCTGCTGGGTGCCGGGGGCGCTCCAGTGCAGGTCGAGGATCGTGATCAGGTTATTGGTGGTCAGCAGGTTGACATAGTCGACGATGGCCTGCCGGTACTGAGCCGCGGTGTACTGAGCGGCGGGATAGCCATTGATCCCGAGCCAGCAGTCCTCATTGAGCGGGAGGCGCACGGCGTTGATGTGCCAGCTCATCATGGCGGCCACGGAAGCGGCATCGCTCGGCCCGTCGAAGACGGTGGTGTCGCCGGCGGCGTCGCACATATACTCGGTACCCGAGCGATCCACTCCCAGCGGGCGAACCGGCTGACCGGAGCCATTGAGGAGCTGGTTGCCCGAGACGTGCAGGCCGCTATAGGAGGTTGCGGCCTGGGCGCGCTGCGCCTGACGGGGCGCATACCAGATCAGGCCCGCCAGTGTCAGGGCCAGCAAGGCCAGGAGCGCTGGCAGACTGCAGGACAGGGCTTTCTTCACGAGCGTTCCCTCCTCATGTGTTGCGGCTATCTCATCCCTGAGAGCAGGCCCTCTCAGTTCCTGCTGCCCTGGTATACTTGATTGTCAGACTGCCTCTCTTGCTTCCCCCTTTGGGATGGGGAGCCGCCGCTGCGGTTATGACTTTGGAGGCTCCTGCCCAAAAACCAGCGTGCCGTTGCGGTAGACCGGTATATACTGAGTGACTGCCCTGGTCGAGGTCAGACCCTGACGACTCCAGTCGTTCGACGAGTCCCAGTGATACTTGTAGTCGCTGCCGATGGCCACGATCAGGGCGAATTCGAGATCGCGCGTGTACCAGAGTGGGTAGGCCGACCAGTCGAATTCGTAGTAGTAGACCGTGGTGGAATTGCCCCAGGCGTAGGGGCCGTGCACGGCGACCGGGCCGCCGTTGGGCAGGTACTGGTTCTGGTCGTAGTAGATGGCCACTGAGACCGAGTTGATCGACTGACCGACGGCCTGCAGCTCGCTGATGTTGAAGAAGTAGCGCACCTTGAGGCCGGTGACGAACTGCGGCGGCTGGGTGGTGTCGCTATGAAGCGTCAGGGTGATCTGTGTGCTCTGGTTGCTATCCTGGTTGACCAGCGCTTCGACGAAGAAGGGATTGACCGGCGTTTCGGCAGTCGAGAAATTAGGATTGGGCTGTTGGCCGGAGCCATAGTAGTAGTAGAGGCCCGCCAGGGCTCCCACGAAGGCCGCGCTGTAGTCGACCGCCACCTCATTGTAGACGAAGTCGTTGGTAGCGTCGTCGTGATAGTCGCTGGTGTCAGGTCCTCCGACCAGGCCGCCCCAGAGGGTATGGCGATGATTGGGAGGGTCAGACATGCTGTTGGTAAAGGAGCCGTGGGCCGCACGATGGTGAGGATGTTTGGCCGCGTTAGAGGAAAAGCCCACCATGTAGCAGCGATTCATCGGATTGCTGCCCAGAATATAGTTCATCTGCCCCAAGGCCCAGTCGGAGAAGCGCGAGTCACCAGTGTACTTGCGATAGACCAGGGCGCAGAGCTGGGCGGCGGTGTTGTAGCGGCAGGACCCCCAGGTATTGATGACCATGAAGCCGCCGGGCGTCGGCTTGAGGAAATTCTTGTCGTTGGGGTCCTGATGGGCCACATTGGACCAGTATTCCAGGTTCCAGCGGGCGATGTACCAGTGCTTGGAGTCGTTGGTGATGGGCGCGAGCTTGAGGAACATACCACCCCAAACGGCATCCCAGCAGTGTACCCAGGTATTTTGCCAGTTGTCCTGAGTGCTGTTCATAATGGCCTTGAGGTAGCCAGTATAGTGGCCGCTGGAGTCGGTGGCGATAATATCGTTGAGATAGGACTGCTGGCCGGTAGCGATGTAGAGCCAGATAGCGGCCCAGGCCAGGTCGTCACTGTCGCCGCTGGAGTTGTAGAAGCCTCCGGAGTAGCCAAGACCGCGATTGGCGACGGCGAAGCGATAGAGCGCCTTGGCATAGTCCAGGCATTTGGCGGCGTAGCTGGAGTCGCTGCTCTGGCTATTGAGGTACATGATGGCCAGAGCAGCAGCGGCCTGCCCGCACATGTCGCTGGCCGGCGTCTCGGCGGTGGCGAAGTAGGCCGGGCGCGCCAGGTTCTCTACTTCGGGCGGGGCCCAGACGGTATGATCGATGGAGCCTTCGCCGACCTGGTAACAGAAGGCCACGACGTTGCCGCTGCTATCGCGGAAGGTAGAGCGCAGGAGGTAATCGCAGCCCCAGCGCAGGATGGCCATCATGTGGGCGTCCTGCCCGGCGGCGACGAAAGCCTGGCGGAATTCGTAGAAGCCCCAGCCCAGCGTAGAGATGGCGTACGCTTGAGGCAGGCCAAATTTAACGTGGTCGCCAGCGTCGTGGAAGCCTCCGCTGACATCGACAGTCCCTTTGCCCGCCGGGTCAAGCACCTGCCGATGGGCGGCAATAAAGGAGGCCGACATGTTGGTCCCGATGTTGTTGCTATTCTTGGGCTGTAAGGGAACGGCGGCGTCGGAAAGGTCGCTGTCGCCGCGCCAGGGGAGGAGACCACCGGTAACGCCCGGCCCGGATTTCTGGGCGTCATAGAAGTAGATCGACATCTGTAAGGCTGCGGCCAGGTTGTACTGGGGAGCGGGAGCCGCGCTTGCACCGATGCTGCTTTCAACACCCGCAAGCGCTGCTCCCAGGGAACCTAGCGGCAGCGCTACCAGCAGATTGCGCGACTGCTGCAGTAGTTCGCGCCGCGAGATGCGGGTAGACACGGTCTGACTCCTTTCAAGACGCTCCTGGGTATCATCCTTGACTCACTCGCTCGTGTCTTGTCCTGTATAGTCAGCGCGCTGCCTTCCGCTTGCTAGCTGATCGCTGGCTGATCGCTGGCCGGCTCATATCGGCTCGTGGCGAAGACAGACAGGCGGATCACCAGAATGCGCGCAATCACCAGCGCGCAACCCAACCACCTGGAGGCGAGCGCGCCACATTGGCTGAACGAGGCCCGGCCTGCGCTCCTTGTCTGGCTCCTTCCACTGTCCTCTGCCGGGGAAGGTCGGTGCTCTGCACTGTCTGCCTGAGAGCAGTATAGGCAGCGGGCACGGCAATGGCCAGAGCAGGTAGAAGGCAGATGCCAGTCAGTGAGATGACAGCCTTCCTTGCTCTCCCTGGGAGTACTTTCCTTCCATTGATGAGATTACTGCAATTGCGGTATCTCTGTAGCTGCTGTTCCAGCAAGACTCGACAACATTGACAGCTTCCCCTATCGCTCGGTACAATTAGTAGAGAGCTAATCTTATCTGATCAAAGGGCTTCCACTGTTCGTAAAGTCGTCTGCGTTCACTGGAAGCGGCAGGTAACACGTATAGATGGTTACTCATCCCGACAACACGAGAGATGCATCGCAGGACGCACCTCCAGCTGTTGCTGTCAAGGGATTGAGCTTTCGCTATCGCGCCCTCGATGAAGAGTCGCCCCCATCGAAGAAGACCAGGATAGCTGTCCCTGATTCTTCTGTTGCCGGTGCGGAGGCGGAGCCCTCGTATGCCATTCGAGATATTTCCTTCTCGCTCGCACATGGGGAGCTTTTGCTGATTGCCGGGCCGAGTGGCTGTGGCAAGAGCACGCTGCTCAAGTGTCTTAACGGCCTCATTCCTCATACCTTCCGCGGAGAACTGAGCGGGGAGATCTGGATCGAGGGCCGCTCTGCTGCTGGTATGAGCTTGCGCGAGCGGGCGCGCTACATCGGCACGATGTTGCAGGACCCCGAGAAGCAGATCGTCGGCAGCACCGTTGAGCAGGAGATTGCTTTCGGCCTGGAGAACCTCAACGTGCCGCGGGCCGAGATCCGTCGGCGGGTTGACGCTGTGCTGCGGCGTCTCCATCTGGAATCTTTCCATCAGGAAGCGACCTTTGCCCTTTCGGGCGGGCAACGTCAGCAGGTGGCGGCGGCAGGGGTCCTGGTGATGCAGCCCTCGATTTTCCTCTTCGATGAGCCATTTGCCAACCTGGATGCCCGTGCGATCGATGAGTTGGAAGAGCTGATCAATGGCCTGCGCGCCGAGGGGCGGGCCGTCATTATTGTGGAGCATCGCGTCGAGGAGACCCTCAAGCTGCGCCCTGACAAGGTGCTCCTCATGCGGGACGGGCGGCAGGTCTTTCTAGGTGATGTGCCCTCCTTTCTGGAGGTAGCCGATCCGGAGCAGGTGAAGCTGCCGATCGAGGCGACACTGCGCCGCGCTGCCGAGCCTCGTCAAGTGGTCGAGCGACTGGTGCGCCCAATTGTGACCAGGACTGTGGGGACAGCGGAGGCTCACTCAGCTGAGCCGGTGCTTGTCTTCCAGGATGTCCACTATCGCTATGAGGCCGATGGCGAGGAGATTCTGAATGGCATTTCGTTCAGGGTGCATCGTGGCGAGACGATCGCCCTGCTTGGGCCGAATGGAGCTGGCAAGACCACCCTGGTCAAGCAGGCGCTCGGATTGCTGCGTCCGACGGCGGGGACAGTCTTGCTCTACGGCGAGGATACGCGCAGGCTGAGCGTGGCCCAACTGGCGACGCGCATCGGCTACGTCTTCCAAAGCCCAAGCGCCATGCTCTTCGCTCCTACGGTTCAGAAGGAACTGAGCTTTGGCCCCGAGAATCTGCGCTTCCCGCCCGAGCGGCTCCAGCGCGCTGTTCAGCGGGCTGCCGAGGCCCTGGATGTAGCTCGTTTTGCCGAGCGCCCGCCTCTTTCTCTGAGTTTCGGGCAGCAGAAGCGGGTAAGCATCGCCTCGGTCCTGGCGATGGAGAGCCGTATTCTGCTGCTGGATGAGCCGACGGCGGGTCAAGATTATCGCTCCTATATCTCCTTTATGGAGCATCTGCGAGAGCTTCCTGAACTGGATGCCCTCCTCTTCATTACGCATGATCTCGATCTCGCGCTGCGGTATACCCAGCGCGTTCTTCTCCTCAAGGATGGCCACCTGGTGGCCGATGGAGCACCGCTAGAGGTGCTGGCCGATCAGACCTTGCTGGAAAGCTGTAACTTGCGCCCGACTTCGCTCTTGCGCTATCTGCTGACGGAATGTAGTCGCAGCCTGGCGTGACGGGCGAAGGTGAGTAGAGCTATCTGCTCTTCTCCGCTGGTTTGCTTCTTCCTGTGACTGTCGTCCCTGGTCTGTGTTATTTATCCCAAGGATCTGCGATCATTGCGATCATCCAGAAAGGAGTTCATTGCTTTATGGCTACGACCGAGAGAGAGAACCTGCGTGAGCGCGAGGCCACAAGCCGGGTGTGGGGTATTGGGGTCCGGCACATTGTCTATATGGCCCTCGGCGCGGCGCTCTATGGCATTTTCAGTTACGCTACAAATCTCATCCAACTCCCCAGTGCTGGCAATGTCTCGTTCCGCCCGGCCATCGTCATCCCTCTCTTTTTTGGGGCCGTCTTTGGTCCCTGGGTGGGCCTCTTCTCCGGCGGTGTGGGCAACCTCCTGGGCGACTATATCTCGGGCTATGGAGTCTTCTGGAACTGGGATGTAGGTAATGCCCTGATCGGCTTTATCGCCGGCCTGGTGGTCTACTTTACTTGGGGCGTCTATCGCAATTCGCGCTCCATCGTGCTGGCAGAGGTCTTTGCCGCGCTGGGAATCATCATCGGCATCGGTTTCGCCTCCATTATGGAGATCTGGCTCTCGAAGCTCAGCTTCGCGACTGCTGTTGTCGGCTACTGGCTGCCAGCGGCTCTCTCTGATCTGATCAACGGCCTGATCCTCTTGCCCATTCTGCTGCTGGCTTATCGGGCTGCGATGGCGCGCTTCGGGCGCTGACTGGTCGCTCCGCTCGCCCAGTCCATAGGGTAGCCTCGGACTCCTGTGCCGTCACCTGGCTGGCGCAGCGGAGGCTGAGGGTCTGCGCTTTCCGCTCTGGTCTGATCGGAGAATCGGCTCTGTTCTCGCGAAGATGAGCAACCGAGGAGAAGGGGGAGAGCGGTGGGAGGGCCGACGATAGAGGCTGTCGCTGGTCTCGCTCTCGGCTTCCTGTTGCCGCTCTCCCTTCTCTCTCTTGCTCTGTGGTGTTGGCAGAAGGAAGCATGTGCCATGCTTATAACGCTCCCTTATATCAAGCGCGATACGCCTATTCATCGTCTTGATCCTCGGGTCAAGCTGCTCTTGCTGCTGGCCTATGGCCTGGCCGCGGCTCAGACCTCAAATGTCTGGCTGATTCTGGTCGGCTTTGTGGGATCAGCTTGCTACTATGCGCTGGCACGCCTCAAGTGGTCGGAGACGAGGCGGGCCTGGCTCTTCATTATCTTTCTCAATGTGGTCCTGGTCTTTGGCAACTATTTTCTCTCCGGCGGCGCCATTGTCCAGGGAATCGATCTGAGCCACCAGCATCAATTGTTCTCGCTGCCGTTCCTCGGCTTTCTGAATCATCCTCCCTATGTTGGTCCGAAGCCGCTGGTCTTCAGTGTAGAGAGCATAACGTACATGCTGACGATGGGCCTGCGCAACTTCAGCATTGCCTTCCTGGCGGTGGCGATCCCCTATACGACCAATCCCGGCCAGATTGGCGTGGCTTTCAGGCAGCTGGGTCTGCCGGACCAGTTCGCTTATGCCATCGATCTCTCGTTCCGCTTCCTGCCAACGCTGGCCCGCGATTTCAGTGTGACGCTGGATGCGCAGCGCGCGCGGGGCTTCGAGCTGGATAAGCTGCGCGGCGGTATCTTCGGCAGGATCGCCCGCCTGGCGCCGCTGGTAGTGCCCATTGTGATCGGCTCGGTGGTGGGGGCGGAAGATATTGTCAATGCAATGGAGCTGCGTTGCTTTGGCGTGGGACGACGCACCTGGCTGACGGAGCTGCAGACTCGTCCGCTCGATCGCCTGTTGATGGCTCTAATCGTTGCGCTCTTTGTGCTGGTGACGGCCCTCAACATTCTTGGCAACTTCTATGCCAGTGGTCCGCTGCATATCCTCCATGAGCAGGGCTTGCCGGCTTTTCTCCTGCGCTGAGTTAACGATGAGCGAGGTCGGCGGTCGCTGGAATTTGCTGAGGCCGCCGACCTGCACTGCACTGCAGACCGAATGGCCCAGGCCGTGCCGGGACTCGGCTTCTCTTGCTATGATATAGACGACAGCTTGTTTTTAGGCGAATGAGGTCCCGGATGAGACGTACGTTTCTGACACGCCTGCGGATCAATGGTTCCTATTATGTGCTTGGGGGGCTGCTGTTGCTGCTTGGCGCGCCGCTCTACCAGTGGCTCTGGTTGCTGCCGCAGGGCTACGGCGAGGCCCTGACCGCAGCCAGCCGCGGCCAGTTTGCTGACTATGTTCTCTGGCTTCATCTGCATGTCTGGTCTTTCGCTCTCTACCGCCTGCTTCAGATGGTGGCCTTCGCTCTCACGCTTAGCTTGCCTTTCACGCTCTTTCGCATTATTGTCGCCCAGGAGGTACTGGGACGCGACGAGGAGGAGGCCGGTGCGACAACAGGCGAGGAAGCCTCCCCTGCGGCAGAGGAGGGGGCCGCCGATGGTCCAGGGGCTGCTGTGGCTGCCAGCGACAAGCCGTTGCCGCAGACAGCGGAGGAGCTGCTGGCCGTGCCCTGGCGCGGGAAGGGTTTTGCGGTCATTGCAGCCTGGGCTGGCATGCTGGGTATCCTCTTGCTGGTCTTGGGGAATCTGGCCAGTACGGTCTACCAGGTAGGAGTGGCGCGCACTTTCACGGCTGAGATGGTGCTGACGCCGAGTTTTGCGCTGGTGGCGGGGATCTGCACGCTCGTGAGCACTACGGCTGGCGGGCTGCTGCTGGCGCTGGCAACGCTGCTGTTCGGGTTCATTATTGTGCGTAGTGGCCTGCAGCTCTGGCCGCCGCTCTGGGTGGCTCTGGGCTATGTGGCGATGCTGCTGGCGCTCTTCCTGACGGGTAGTGCCGTGCAGGTGGCTCTGTCGCCGGCCAGTGGCCAGGCATTCTTGACGACGCCGGCTTTCCTGCTCTTCGCCTGCTGGACCCTCTGGCTGGGC
This genomic interval from Thermogemmatispora onikobensis contains the following:
- a CDS encoding energy-coupling factor transporter transmembrane component T family protein; the encoded protein is MLITLPYIKRDTPIHRLDPRVKLLLLLAYGLAAAQTSNVWLILVGFVGSACYYALARLKWSETRRAWLFIIFLNVVLVFGNYFLSGGAIVQGIDLSHQHQLFSLPFLGFLNHPPYVGPKPLVFSVESITYMLTMGLRNFSIAFLAVAIPYTTNPGQIGVAFRQLGLPDQFAYAIDLSFRFLPTLARDFSVTLDAQRARGFELDKLRGGIFGRIARLAPLVVPIVIGSVVGAEDIVNAMELRCFGVGRRTWLTELQTRPLDRLLMALIVALFVLVTALNILGNFYASGPLHILHEQGLPAFLLR
- a CDS encoding ABC transporter ATP-binding protein, whose product is MVTHPDNTRDASQDAPPAVAVKGLSFRYRALDEESPPSKKTRIAVPDSSVAGAEAEPSYAIRDISFSLAHGELLLIAGPSGCGKSTLLKCLNGLIPHTFRGELSGEIWIEGRSAAGMSLRERARYIGTMLQDPEKQIVGSTVEQEIAFGLENLNVPRAEIRRRVDAVLRRLHLESFHQEATFALSGGQRQQVAAAGVLVMQPSIFLFDEPFANLDARAIDELEELINGLRAEGRAVIIVEHRVEETLKLRPDKVLLMRDGRQVFLGDVPSFLEVADPEQVKLPIEATLRRAAEPRQVVERLVRPIVTRTVGTAEAHSAEPVLVFQDVHYRYEADGEEILNGISFRVHRGETIALLGPNGAGKTTLVKQALGLLRPTAGTVLLYGEDTRRLSVAQLATRIGYVFQSPSAMLFAPTVQKELSFGPENLRFPPERLQRAVQRAAEALDVARFAERPPLSLSFGQQKRVSIASVLAMESRILLLDEPTAGQDYRSYISFMEHLRELPELDALLFITHDLDLALRYTQRVLLLKDGHLVADGAPLEVLADQTLLESCNLRPTSLLRYLLTECSRSLA
- a CDS encoding ECF transporter S component, translating into MATTERENLREREATSRVWGIGVRHIVYMALGAALYGIFSYATNLIQLPSAGNVSFRPAIVIPLFFGAVFGPWVGLFSGGVGNLLGDYISGYGVFWNWDVGNALIGFIAGLVVYFTWGVYRNSRSIVLAEVFAALGIIIGIGFASIMEIWLSKLSFATAVVGYWLPAALSDLINGLILLPILLLAYRAAMARFGR